CACTACAATATTGTGGGACAGAAGCTGGTGAGTATGTCAGCCCTCTGTGGTGACATCCCTTCAAAAGAGTATGTGTCACGCATGGGCTGAGACTggggtttctcttttcctttttctttctttgtctaggccaagtttctctgtgtagccctggctgtcctggaactagctctgtagaccaggctggccttgagctcagagatgtacctgcctctgcctcccaggtgctggcaggTTGAGGCTGGGCTTTTCTGTTTCAGTTGTGGAGAACCTAGCAGCAGAGGGACTGAAGAAATCTTGGGACCCTGAGCCCATTATCTAAAGGGCTAAAGCAGAACCTGGGCATATCTTACTGAAAATATAGAGAACCAGACCTAGTGTTCGTAGATGTCAGTGACTCAAACCCTTCTACTGAGTGTGGTCAGTTAAAGCTGAGTGTGacagcacatggctttaatcccagcactcgggaggcagagacaggtgaatgtctgtaagatcaaggccagtctagtctctATAGTGGGtgttaggacagccagggctgagttgtaagacactgtctcaaaaaagaacaaacaaacaaacaaacaaacaaaggcatctCACCTAGCATGTACCAATCCTTAggttttttgtaatttattcttgttacatctcaatggttatcccatctcttgtgtcctcccattctcgtttttttttttttttttttttttttttaagatttatttattatgtgtgcagtgctctgcttacatgtacacctacagacctaaagagggcatcagatcacattatagatggttgtgagccatcgtgtggttgctgggaattgaactcaggacctttggaagtgcagacagggcttttaacctctgagccatctctccagtgccccccaATCCTTAGTTTTGATGCCCAGGAGTGCACACaccggtggcacacacctttcatcccagcactcaggaggtagaggcaggagaacaaAAGTTCAGGGTTGGGACTGCAgaggaggctcagtggttaagggtacttggtgctgttgcagaggatctgaggtaggttcccagcacccccagcaGGTAGCTTACAACCTCCTGAGGCAGCTGTACTTGCATgcgcagacacatacacataagtaaaaagtaaaataatcttaGCATTCAGGAAGTGAGGCGGGCAgacgtctgtgagttcaagaccagcctcgtctacagattGAGctctgagacagccagggctacctcaGGAAACAGAAAGTCAAGGTCATGCTGTGCTACATTTTGAGTCAAGGCCTGCTTGGGATGCCCTTGTCACAAACATTCTCAGGGTTTGGAATGTGTCTTGTGCCCTCATTACTCAGTGTGTGGTTTCTCCGAAAGGTTCCCCACAGGGCACAGTAATTcactctgtttggtttttttgtttttttgttttttgtttttgtcacgcTTAGGGTGTCAGCCTGACAGCAGCACGGGAGCGTGGGCAGCTTGTGTTCCTGGAGGGCCTCAAGTCCTCTGCGGACATCCTCTTCCATGCTCAGGACCAGGAGCCGCACCCCCTGCAGTTTCTCAGGTCAGAGCTGCAGGCCTAACTCTCTGTCTGTGACTCTTTAACAACGGCATCAGAATTGTTGCCATCTCATTTTCATCATCGCAGGATGGACGGGCTGTGCtgtgcttctcagcctttctgAACATCAGCCTCTTAACTGGCCGCTCTTCTTTTGCTTTCATAAAGGAGTCTGTGAAAGAGCTCTCCTCACTGCCCTACTTTTTCAGATACACCCCTCTGCAGTGGCTAGAATGCCTGTGTTGGGGATGGGGCATAGTCCCTAGCACCCTGGCCTTGCTTTTGTCACCTGGCTGCAGGGGCTGGTTATACCTGATCCTGGTGTGTGGGGAGCTGTGCACTTATTAGAGAGGATAGCCCAATGCCAAGGGTGAGGGTGGTTGCTCTGGGCAGGGCACTCCATTCCTCCTCCCACTGCTGGGAAATGATGGCTTGCAACATCCCCAAGGAAAGTAGAGGTGGCTTAGTTACCATGTATCAGAAACATGTCAGTTCTGCATTATACGATCAGCCCATAGACCACCACCCATCACCAAGACACTTGAATCCCTGTTTTATTCCTCTAGCAGCTCAGGGTCTCCAGGGGAGATCTCTTTCACATGCCCATTCTGACTTGTCCTTCCAGATGCCACAGCTCTTAGATTGAGCTCtgtatgcttttattattattattattattactattactattagtaattttggtttttcgagacagggtttctctgtgtagtcctggccgtactggaacttactttgtagaccaggctggccttgaactcatagatccacccgcctctgcttcctgagtgctgtggttaaaggcgtgcactcaCTGCCCAGCTAAATGAGATTTTAAACTACCTAATTTGGCTGTactgcactcattttgtagaccaagctggccttgcgattttcctgcctctgcctccgagtgctgggattaaaggcatgtgccattttTTTATAGCCCCTAAGTTTTACCTTTGTACCCCGTAGACCTTACAAAATACTTGAATTAGAGTACAGTAAAATTTATTTgtgtgaagccaggtgtggtggtgcacgcctttaatcccagcacttgggaggcagaggcaggtggatcgcagtgagttcgaggccagcctggtctacaaagtgagtctaggacagccaaggctacacagagacacactgtctcgaaaaaccaaaaaaaaaaaaaaaaaaattctgtgtgtgtgtgtgtgtgtgtttacttttctaGCTTGCCAAAGACTATTGTGCAGTTCTTTGCCTTCTCCAGCCTTCCTTGGTGCCACTTTGTCCCAGATAAACATCtgtagagctgggcatggcagtagATGCCcgtactcctagcacttgggaggtagaaactaTAGGATAATGAATTCTGAGTTAGTTCTAACGTGTCACTCTATGGAAAGAGAAGagctgaggctgtagctcagttgatagtgCTTGCCTACTGTGCACGACACCCAGCACTCCATCAAACCAAGTGTCATGCATGCTAGGAAGCACCCAGGATAtgggagcaggaagatcagaaaatCAAGGTCACCCTCGGCtgtgtagtgagttcaaggccagcctgggtttcatgggacactgtctcaaaagaaaaccgTCCTACCACATTGGTAGAGTGTGACTGAACAAAGCTCCGGACactttttcctgtgtttccaGGGAGGCCAGCGCAGGGAACTTACAGTCGCTGTATGAGTTTGTACAGGCCACCCTGAACCCTGTGGACAGTGGGGAGACTGCATGGAAGTACCCTGTGCTGTTGGTGGACAACCTCAGTGTGCTGCTGAGCCTGGGCGTGGGGCCAGTGGCCGTGCTGGACTTCATGCAGTACTGCAGAGCCACGGTGTGCTGCGAACTGAAGGTACCAGTGAGACTGCTGTCGGCACTCTGCCGTGGTCTCTGAGAACCCGGATTGTATGCTGTGCTCCCTCAGTCTGTTTGGGTTGTGTTTACCTTTCCTCTGGTAGACCCTGAAATTCTTTGTTCCACCCATTCTGCTTTACCCTACTTGGCACTGCTAAATAATAAACCTCtgtgtgggggctggagtgatggctcagtggttaagagcattggctgctcttccagaagtcctgagttcaattcctagcacctacacagcacccacatagcagctcacaacataaggtgaaaggagagaacacactcacaaaattgtcctctgacctttcccATCCTCCTACACAAGCtaacaaaaacatttaagaagATATATACatccagaagactggatgtataTAAATCAAACACAATGAGAAacgtttttttttgttgttgttgttgttgtttgggttttttttgtttttttgtttttcctgagacagggcttctctgtgtagccctggttgtcctagactggctttgtaggccagggtggcctcgaactcacagagatcctcatgtctctgccccctagtgctggggttaaaggtgggcGTCCACTGCCCAGCTAAATGAGATTTTAAACTACATAATTTGGTAGTGGAGGTGTGAACGTGCCACAGGCAACCTTCAGGAGCcctttccctcccactctctgaGGTCTGGGGATTGGCTCAGTTCATCAGGTTTGATGGCAGGTGctttgacctgctgagccatctcactagcccctgGTGCCATGGTATTCAGGAAGAGACCGAGTTCCCAGGATGAGCTGGCTTTTACAGGAATTGAATTGGAAGCTTAGGTTGGACTTGCTGGTGAAAGTGTAGCAGATGATTGGAATTAGAGCCCTGGAGCCCCTTAGGGGTCTGTCTTACGAAGGAGCTGTTGTAGCAGCAGCGAGGAGGTGTTCTGCGAGCATATTCAGGACTGGGCTGTGGAGACACTGAGAGCCTGGTGTCCTCTCACGCTGGCATCCATCTTGTGTCTGACGCAGGGAAATATAGTAGCCCTTGTGCATGACAACAGTGACGCGGAGGATGAGGAGAGCAACATCCTGCTGAATGGCCTCAGTCATCAAAGCCACCTGATCCTTCGGGCTGAGGGCCTGGCCACTGGATTCTGCAAGGACGTGCATGGGCAGGTGGGTGTACAGGCTGAGCCATGGGGGAAACCTTGGATGTCCTGAGTTTGTGAGTATGAGTCAGTGTCCTACTCCACGTGGTCCACAGACTCCTAGAGCAGGAAACGGTTTTTCCTGGTGCTGTCATTTGTGGCCAAAAGTGGTACTCTGACGAGGAGACAGTTGTTTAGAATGGATTACAGCTATACTATCAAGTGATAGCAGAATTCCTTTCTTATGCTATAGcagtatttgcattttctgttcaacattgttcctttaaaaataaagacttggtggctggcaaggtggcttagcaggtaaagtgcttgccgcgactcagcaggtaaagtgcttgccgtgaAGTCTGACTTCTTGGGGTGTAGTTGGTGAAAGAGGAGAACGGCTCCTACAGGCTGTCCcccaactttgttttgttttgttttgttattttttgagacaaggtttctctgtgtatcgctgtctgtcctgaaactcaccctgtagaccaggctggtcttgaactcagagatccgcgtgcctctgcattctgagtgctgggaccaaaggtgtgcgccaccactaccagCCAGCTAATGTGTTGATTTTCAAAATCAGTCTAGCTAATAAGCACTAAGCCATGCTTAGAAAAAAGACTACaggggaaaacaagaaaagaaaaggaaaagagaaagactgaagaactggagagatggctcagccgttaggCGCATTCGCTGGTCTTTCAAGAGACCCAGGTTTAGTTGCCAGCACCACATAGTGGcccacagttccaggggatctaatgccctcttctggctttcatggccACCAAGCATTCACATGGGACACATGCAggtaaacacacactcatacatattaaataagaATAACAATTTGTTTAAAGCCTAAAGAGTCGTTGGTGATGTATACAcagctcagtgttagagcactTGATTAGCATGTACAGGGCCCCAAGTTCAAACCCtagtactgaaaaataaaacaaaataggaagagaaagagggaggggactggTGACATATGCCAGTACTctggaagtagaagcaggaagcTCCCCATGAGTttgtgaccagcctggtctacatagcacagttgtctcaaaacaacaacagaatgagGGCAGAGTAAGCAGGCTGTGGCAGTGCACGCTTGTCAtgcatgtaaccccagcactcgggaggcagaggcaggtcgatctgatttctaggccagcctggtacacagagtgaatccaggacagccaaggctacacagagaaaccctgtctcaaaaaaacaaaaagaacaaagtaaaaaaaggtgggggtgtgggggggggggtgagggaggcagCGAAGGGGAGGGAAAACTTACCATAGGGAAATACTAATCCTGCTTTCTCTGGGGAACTTTTTCATCCTTTACTTTCCTATGAGAAGGGCTCAGTGCAGCTGCTATAATGGGGAGGTAAACTTTGATAATGTTTGCCTCTGGTAATGTTTATTGTAGAAATTGGTCCCATTACCGTATGGCATATTTACCTGAGCTATCATAGAAGCCTCAGTGGAAGGTGGCCAGGAAGCCCTGTGGGATTCACAGTGGAGCAGGTATTTGGTGGCTGCCCCTTCCTTTAtgcccccctttctctcctcagcTGAGCATCCTCTGGAGGAGGTCatcacagcccacagcccagcgGGACCGAAGTCTCACTTACCAATACAAGATACAGGATAAGAATGTATCCTTTTTTGCCAAAGGAATGTCTTCTGCTGTTCTGTGACCTGATTTGAGGACAACTAAAGTGACTTGGGACAGTTTTAGATGTGGACGATAAAGCAACTGAGCAGGCATGGGCCTTCAGGCTGGACTATAGCCCTTCTGTGACCAGGGAGGACGCAATGGAGCCATCGGGCGTGAGCACCTTTGTCCCCTgggctctgttcaggaagtacaGTGAAGAATCTGCGCAGGCCTCTGCTGAGAGAAGCTGCATGGTGACCCCCTCGGCCCTTTGGAGCGTCCCATGTAACCAGCCTCAACTGCCTGTTTTTGGAGGTTGTGCCGTTAAGAGCCACTGCAGGTAGGATGAGGCAGTCAGGAAGTTGTCCTGACTGGCAGGCATCCTGGCTGACAACCAGGATAATGATGGCTGGAATAAAGAAGGTTCCCACACCAGGCTTCCTGGAGCgtgtctttattatgtttcattTCCATTTTGCAAAGGGATTTTTTCCTTgaagtccaagctggccttggaaaATGGGCTTGGATAGGAGGTAAGGACTTTGGAGACTTAGAGAGGGCTGTGGCTAATTGAGCTGGAGCTGGACTCCAAAGCCACCTGCTGGCCTGCATTCATGGGGACCCAGGGGCAGGTGTCTCTGGCCCCCCATCCACTGCAGGTGTAAACCTTCTGTTTCTGCAGCTTGGCCATATGCTGGAGTCCTAGCCATCAAGGGCATGGTACCAGGGCTTTGGTCACGTGGGGCCTTGATGAAAAGAGTTAAGGACACGTCTTTGCTGCCTGGCTGGAAGGGCCTTGGTGAGTGACTGCTAACTCTTCTTCAAAGACAGTGGGGACAAGAGGACGGAGTTCTTGGAaccagtgtggtgtgtgtgtgtgtgtgtgtgtgtgtgtgtgtgtgtgtgtgtgtgtgtgtgtgtgtgtgtgagaactcTCCTTCAAAGACAGTGGGGACAAGAGGAGGGAGTTCTTGGAAtcaatgtggggtgtgtgtgtgtggtgtgtgtgtgtgtgtgttggagggcaGTTTGAGACCttgcctggctgttctggaactcagtatgtagaccaggctgggtctcaagctcacagaagtccacctgtctctacctccagagtgctgagattaaaggtgtgtgtcaccatgcaaAAAGGAGACAGTGCTTATTTATCGTCCTGGGAGGACCACTGGTCCCACCTAGCTTCTTAGTAAAGGTCACCTCAGGGAACACAAGGGGTGTTCTCTTAAAATTAGTGCATTGTTTTTAACATGTAAATTATGCCACTAGTAAAACTAAAAactcagccaagcatggtggcgcccgcctttaaccccagcactcaggaggcagaggcaggcggatctttgtgagtctgag
This genomic stretch from Acomys russatus chromosome 32, mAcoRus1.1, whole genome shotgun sequence harbors:
- the Elp6 gene encoding elongator complex protein 6, with product MFPELNNLLSTTPDRPEQGKLTLLCDAKTDGSFLVHHFLSFYLKANCKVCFVALVQSFSHYNIVGQKLGVSLTAARERGQLVFLEGLKSSADILFHAQDQEPHPLQFLREASAGNLQSLYEFVQATLNPVDSGETAWKYPVLLVDNLSVLLSLGVGPVAVLDFMQYCRATVCCELKGNIVALVHDNSDAEDEESNILLNGLSHQSHLILRAEGLATGFCKDVHGQLSILWRRSSQPTAQRDRSLTYQYKIQDKNVSFFAKGMSSAVL